A window of the Bradyrhizobium ottawaense genome harbors these coding sequences:
- a CDS encoding ABC transporter ATP-binding protein codes for MAPKPPSSDDRTPASADDPELEKKPAVEPGAAGPAAGGKPAAAPPDDDDEDDDELDLDDDDDDEDLVVFTAKEAAGALSTIYGFVKPILINYKKLLAYVGFGVLVETLFNVFMPLSLKFLIDDALGEEDFQALYKILGVLAVAGIVTSIIAVWYERWDARLAATVISDVRTRLFEHVQNLPSAYFARTKRGEILSRFSIDLSAFEGSIKSFANSAALPFFELIAGIILMLFLNWQLAAVALLVFPITLIGPRILTPKAVQANYEQKQNESALLGMVQENVAAQAVVKAFSLQRRTLGWFTMRNQDVRIKTASAVFLSTMVERTVTISVLLLHLVVLAIGAYLATKGQITIGTFVTFESAFWEVSYNIAHLMHFIPVSIQSAAAVRHIQELLDEPTRGADRPGAPDLPRITHDITFERVTFAYEGSQTPVLDNLTLKLNAGKRIAIVGPSGSGKSTLLNLILRLYVPDEGRVTIDGVDIRRVTRESLRRGMAVVFQENMLFNMSIRENIRLGKEGASDEEVTEAARKAEIHRYIMSLPQKYDTPVGERGDTLSGGQRQRIAIARAIIRNPSVLLLDEATSALDQTTEAAINRTLLKVAEGRTMIWSTHRLTSVVEMDEIIVISGGQAIERGSHTKLLAANGVYRKLWDDQGHTPHNAAALADDDEDEDDDEDEEDDDEEE; via the coding sequence ATGGCGCCAAAGCCTCCTTCTTCGGATGACCGGACTCCCGCGTCGGCGGACGATCCTGAGCTTGAGAAGAAGCCCGCGGTCGAACCTGGTGCGGCGGGTCCCGCTGCCGGCGGCAAGCCAGCCGCTGCGCCGCCCGACGATGACGACGAAGATGACGACGAGCTGGACCTCGACGACGATGATGACGACGAGGATCTCGTCGTTTTCACCGCCAAGGAAGCCGCCGGCGCGCTTTCGACGATCTATGGCTTCGTCAAGCCGATCCTGATCAACTACAAGAAGCTGCTGGCCTACGTTGGTTTCGGCGTTCTGGTCGAGACGCTGTTCAACGTCTTCATGCCGTTGAGCCTGAAGTTCCTGATCGACGACGCGCTCGGCGAGGAAGACTTTCAGGCGCTGTACAAGATCCTCGGCGTGCTCGCGGTCGCCGGCATCGTCACCTCGATCATCGCGGTCTGGTACGAGCGCTGGGACGCGCGGCTCGCTGCGACCGTGATTTCAGACGTGCGGACGCGGCTGTTCGAGCACGTCCAGAACCTGCCGTCGGCTTATTTTGCCCGCACCAAGCGCGGCGAAATTCTGTCGCGGTTCTCCATCGACCTCTCGGCCTTCGAGGGCTCGATCAAGAGCTTCGCCAACAGCGCGGCCCTGCCGTTCTTCGAGTTGATCGCCGGCATCATCCTGATGCTGTTCCTGAACTGGCAGCTCGCGGCGGTGGCGCTGCTGGTGTTTCCGATCACCCTGATCGGTCCGCGGATCCTGACGCCGAAGGCGGTGCAGGCGAACTACGAGCAGAAGCAGAACGAGTCGGCGCTGCTCGGCATGGTGCAGGAGAACGTGGCGGCGCAGGCGGTGGTCAAGGCGTTCAGCCTGCAGCGCCGGACGCTCGGCTGGTTCACCATGCGCAACCAGGATGTGCGCATCAAGACCGCCTCTGCGGTGTTCCTGTCGACCATGGTGGAGCGCACCGTCACGATCTCGGTGTTGTTGCTGCACCTCGTGGTGCTCGCGATCGGCGCCTATCTCGCCACCAAGGGCCAGATCACCATCGGCACCTTCGTCACCTTCGAGAGCGCGTTCTGGGAGGTGTCCTACAACATCGCCCATCTCATGCATTTCATTCCGGTGTCGATCCAGTCGGCGGCGGCGGTCCGTCATATCCAGGAACTGCTCGACGAGCCGACGCGTGGCGCCGATCGTCCGGGCGCGCCGGATCTGCCGCGCATCACCCACGACATCACCTTCGAGCGGGTGACCTTCGCCTACGAAGGCAGCCAGACGCCGGTGCTCGACAATCTCACCCTCAAGCTCAATGCCGGCAAGCGGATCGCGATCGTCGGCCCCTCAGGCTCCGGCAAGAGCACGTTGCTCAACCTGATCCTGCGCCTCTACGTGCCCGACGAGGGCCGCGTGACCATCGACGGCGTCGATATTCGCCGGGTGACCCGCGAATCGCTGCGCCGGGGGATGGCCGTCGTGTTCCAGGAGAACATGCTGTTCAACATGTCGATCCGCGAAAACATCCGGCTCGGCAAGGAAGGCGCCAGCGACGAGGAGGTCACGGAAGCCGCGCGCAAGGCCGAGATCCACCGCTACATCATGAGCCTGCCGCAGAAATACGACACCCCTGTCGGCGAGCGCGGCGACACGCTGTCGGGCGGCCAGCGCCAGCGCATCGCGATCGCGCGCGCGATCATCCGCAATCCGTCGGTGCTGCTGCTCGACGAGGCCACGTCCGCGCTCGACCAGACCACGGAAGCCGCGATCAACCGCACGCTCCTGAAGGTGGCGGAGGGGCGCACCATGATCTGGTCGACTCACCGCCTGACGTCGGTGGTCGAAATGGACGAGATCATCGTGATTTCAGGCGGTCAGGCGATCGAGCGCGGCTCGCACACGAAATTGCTCGCCGCCAACGGCGTCTACCGCAAGCTCTGGGACGACCAGGGCCATACGCCGCACAACGCGGCGGCTCTCGCCGATGATGACGAGGACGAAGACGATGATGAGGATGAGGAGGATGACGACGAGGAGGAGTGA
- a CDS encoding FAD-dependent oxidoreductase has protein sequence MIDLAIVGGGPGGLMSAWYLKKKLGDLCRITIYEASDRVGGKIVTRKFDSAPAMYEAGVAEIYDYSMTGPDPLRELIQHFGLQTIPMDAEQVLLDGVLLNDVPGMRRKYGAKTAAAIEAFRKRCADMVTPIEYYEGVGAHDNEHPWAYLTCEQVLDKEVTDPTAKRFFKVMARSDIATESHNTNGLNALKNFVMDVEGYIGLYSIQNGNEQLIEGLRSEVNADIHLNHRVLKVGKTTAGRYQLNMMNGKGPETRDFDLVLMCLPHSWLATMRWDGEELRKSMVKHVAYFDRPAHYLRVSILFDEPFWGEQVPGAWFMSEAFGGCCVYNEGARHDVGKHGVLNWLIAGSDALAFANLSDQELIDAALKSLPASLGDARSHFMEGKIHRWLSSVNALPGGMPVRDVMTNHRPEPKEHPGIVVVGDYLFDSTLNGLLDSSDAATDIVVTEMMRLRRARAQQGGVLSDKIDRGYFENYRGVGPYSEVWSQFTDPAYLTDLIKIVWNRAKGYKLLVAGSASGELVGALRERGIDAWGIENNRAIHARTPKALKKFNKLGSISDMPFKNGEFDFVFETSLCHVAEKQVSRAVRELNRVVKTGLLFGSVTSDMAPALIDRYDLLRGVKKLGTWWEWSELFFNNGFDLSMHRRDCTDALWAATLAAHKGPGQWYADADSLRYSFFDKVESDD, from the coding sequence ATGATCGATCTTGCAATCGTTGGCGGCGGCCCCGGCGGGCTGATGAGCGCCTGGTATCTGAAGAAGAAGCTTGGCGACCTCTGCCGCATCACGATCTATGAGGCGTCGGACCGCGTCGGCGGCAAGATCGTGACGCGCAAGTTCGATTCCGCGCCGGCGATGTACGAGGCCGGCGTCGCCGAGATCTACGACTACTCGATGACCGGTCCCGATCCGCTGCGGGAGCTTATTCAGCATTTCGGCCTGCAGACGATTCCGATGGACGCCGAGCAGGTTCTCCTCGATGGCGTACTCCTCAACGACGTCCCCGGCATGCGCCGCAAGTACGGTGCGAAGACCGCGGCCGCGATCGAGGCGTTCCGCAAGCGCTGCGCCGACATGGTGACGCCGATCGAATATTATGAAGGCGTCGGCGCCCATGACAACGAGCATCCCTGGGCCTACCTGACCTGCGAGCAGGTGCTCGACAAGGAAGTCACCGATCCCACCGCCAAGCGCTTCTTCAAGGTGATGGCGCGCTCGGATATCGCCACCGAGAGCCACAACACCAACGGGCTCAACGCGCTGAAGAACTTCGTGATGGACGTCGAGGGCTATATCGGCCTGTACTCGATCCAGAACGGCAACGAGCAGTTGATCGAAGGCCTGCGCTCCGAGGTCAACGCGGATATTCACCTCAATCACCGGGTGCTCAAGGTCGGCAAGACCACCGCCGGCCGCTACCAGCTCAACATGATGAACGGAAAGGGGCCGGAGACGCGCGACTTCGACCTGGTGCTGATGTGCCTGCCGCACTCCTGGCTCGCCACCATGCGCTGGGACGGCGAAGAGCTGCGCAAGTCGATGGTCAAGCACGTCGCCTATTTCGATCGGCCGGCGCATTACCTGCGCGTCTCGATCCTGTTCGATGAGCCGTTCTGGGGCGAACAGGTCCCCGGCGCCTGGTTCATGTCGGAAGCGTTCGGCGGCTGCTGCGTCTACAACGAGGGCGCCCGCCACGACGTCGGCAAGCACGGCGTCCTGAACTGGCTGATCGCCGGCTCCGACGCGCTGGCGTTCGCCAATCTCAGCGACCAGGAACTGATCGACGCCGCGCTGAAGTCGCTGCCGGCCTCGCTCGGCGACGCCCGCAGCCATTTCATGGAAGGCAAGATCCACCGCTGGCTGTCGTCGGTGAATGCGCTGCCGGGCGGCATGCCGGTGCGGGACGTCATGACCAATCATCGCCCCGAGCCGAAGGAGCATCCGGGGATCGTCGTGGTCGGCGACTACCTGTTCGATTCCACGCTGAACGGTCTGCTCGACTCCTCCGACGCCGCCACCGATATCGTTGTGACCGAGATGATGCGGCTGCGCCGTGCGCGCGCGCAGCAGGGCGGAGTGCTGTCCGACAAGATCGACCGCGGTTATTTCGAGAATTACCGGGGCGTCGGACCCTACAGCGAAGTCTGGAGCCAGTTTACCGACCCCGCCTATCTGACGGACCTGATCAAGATCGTCTGGAACAGGGCCAAGGGCTACAAGCTGCTGGTTGCGGGCTCCGCCAGCGGCGAACTGGTCGGCGCGCTGCGCGAACGCGGGATCGATGCCTGGGGCATCGAAAACAACCGCGCGATCCATGCCAGGACGCCGAAGGCGCTGAAGAAGTTCAACAAGCTCGGCTCGATATCAGATATGCCGTTCAAGAACGGCGAGTTCGACTTCGTGTTCGAGACCAGCCTGTGCCATGTCGCGGAGAAGCAGGTGTCGCGGGCGGTCCGCGAACTGAACCGCGTGGTGAAGACCGGCCTCCTGTTCGGATCGGTGACCTCGGATATGGCGCCGGCGCTGATCGACCGTTACGACCTGCTGCGCGGGGTCAAGAAGCTCGGCACCTGGTGGGAATGGTCGGAATTGTTCTTCAATAACGGGTTCGACCTCTCGATGCATCGCCGCGATTGCACCGATGCGTTGTGGGCGGCGACGCTGGCGGCGCACAAGGGGCCGGGCCAGTGGTACGCCGACGCCGACAGCCTGCGCTATTCGTTCTTTGACAAGGTAGAATCGGACGATTGA